The genomic stretch tgaaaattcttttgaaatgcaggtcgcgccatctcggtttgtggcactatggagggtggccaaccggctacgagctacggccattgaggcactcgtcggcggtcgaggtcgtcaggtatgaacctcatttgtttttccttgatctttggtttttcagttttgtttgaaatgattgacatgagccaatttcttgttgtccacaggccgatcgtgagctggagcgagagttgacccagtctcgggagaagacggctcgtttgtcgagggagctcgagtttcgggatgccgagatcgccgcccttatggcgagggttgccgagttggagggtgcccagcagtagtctgcgtggttttgattttgaacatttttggatttgtttggggcgcgagcccccagtttagatttggacttgtttggggcgaagcccccagttgcacatttgaacttgtttggggcgaagcccccagtttgcttgtatatttgcttttttgttgtatatgcgacggcctgagtgccttttgttgctgggttgcgttatttgtacctgcaggttagcctttgaacaggtttggtagacgacggtttacaccgtcatgctgccgaaatttacatagacgAATCACAtaaaacatacatttttatatacacgtaaggcctttaattagtgcaaaatgagactcgaaaggacgtgaaaatgcaaaaattttgtcaaaaattttgtcggaaatgaccggacggtagggagggttaaccccgaaaaaaaaagaaaaagagaaatctataagttagaaaatggaaaaaatagaaattaagaaaatgaaacgACTAGgtaaatgttgaaatgaaaaagaattaaaatgaaaactaaatatgAAAGTGTGAgaaaatggcggaaaatgtcgatgtcgcctcgaaacgCGCGCTTGTGGATTagggaaacctgaagcatggtaaattactcggatttaccaaaataaaatcccgtaggaataggaaattattcgcatatagaattaggaaagatccaaacgcggaaatcacagaaataaggctggggaagaggcgcagcaagagctgcgtccctttgaagaggcgcagcaggtgccgcgcttgttcccaagcaggtcggttctgacggatttttggaaacagcaattagtataaatagaagcgtcgacgaagctttaaatcatataattcttccgtctcttcttcgtcgattcacacataacaactcccaataaattttcaagagaaaattatcatcatgaataccttagagattcgcttgaaggaatggactaatgagttttcgaacattgagaaacatgacatgggtgcttataaccttggatctttgttgagtttgaaactcattaaggttgtaaaaccgttcttggacgcttgccttgattattgggacccaaattaccatgtttttgcgttcccaggaggtgacatttgtccttttccggaggaaattgctacTATTGgggggtgggaccccgaacatttacctgccatcccttctgctgctcaagggtataagagcaagtttagagatttgcttggacttactagacttgaggtggatcgccttgttactccgaagggcgtgaggatgctagattttatagaccgattcatcaacagggccgaccctactgtctcttatgttgctaggaggagagcatttggcttctgtttgcttcatgtttatgtctttcagggacatgttgatgaagatttgagaggtgatcctcgtctattgggtcttattgagcaaatggagctgcgcaggagcccagcttgtctatgtttgggggagatcatcttgggtttggataataggaaatccaaccgcaatcttccatttttggggagtcccgttatcctacaggtaaaagacacccttctttctttcctttttttttttttttttcgtttttttttttttttttttttttttttttttttttttttttttttttttttttttttttttttttgggtgtctaatacctgttttttggtaggtttggcttatggaacggctccgattgctcgagcccccagttcatgcactttcctatcatgcccgtatgatttcgatgaggacacggctgt from Silene latifolia isolate original U9 population chromosome 2, ASM4854445v1, whole genome shotgun sequence encodes the following:
- the LOC141633757 gene encoding uncharacterized protein LOC141633757, producing the protein MEKGTSPGAVGHRLPLEEVEAAGIEPPVYPETLEYTDATGRTTISELRDFDVAVTDAGLDDWQHLIRRVAPSRFVALWRVANRLRATAIEALVGGRGRQADRELERELTQSREKTARLSRELEFRDAEIAALMARVAELEGAQQ